Proteins from a single region of Schistocerca gregaria isolate iqSchGreg1 chromosome 3, iqSchGreg1.2, whole genome shotgun sequence:
- the LOC126354986 gene encoding mediator of RNA polymerase II transcription subunit 10, which yields MAASLENLETQLEMFIENVRQIRIIVGDFQPQGQNVLNQKIQTLVHGLQEIDKLKGQVQDVHVPLEVFDYIDQGRNPQLYTKDCIEKALAKNEQVKGKIDAYRKFKAHLLLELSNAFPNELAKYRAIRGDERPLP from the exons ATGGCGGCGTCACTGGAAAACTTAGAGACGCAGCTGGAAATGTTTATCGAAAATGTTAGGCAGATAAGGATTATTGTTGGTGATTTTCAACCTCAAGGACAAAATGTGTTGAACCAAAAAAT TCAGACACTCGTGCACGGCTTGCAAGAAATTGACAAACTGAAGGGACAGGTGCAAGATGTTCATGTTCCTCTAGAAGTGTTTGA TTATATTGATCAAGGCAGAAATCCACAGCTGTATACCAAGGACTGTATAGAAAAGGCACTAGCCAAGAATGAACAAGTGAAAGGAAAAATTGATGCTTACCGCAAATTCAAAGCACATTTACTTTTAGAACTGAGTAATGCATTCCCAAATGAACTGGCTAAATATCGAGCCATTCGGGGAGATGAAAGACCTCTACCTTAG